The proteins below come from a single Gimesia alba genomic window:
- a CDS encoding phosphopantetheine-binding protein, which translates to MDSSIQNQVTDFLRSVTGQQDLTASTDLLDSGLLDSLTMMDLLVFVESEFHLRLEFQDIKPELFKNPETIANLIANRLATQNQTEAA; encoded by the coding sequence ATGGACTCATCAATACAAAACCAAGTGACTGACTTTTTACGATCCGTAACCGGACAGCAAGATCTGACCGCAAGCACAGACCTGCTTGATTCCGGATTGCTCGATTCTTTGACCATGATGGATTTGCTGGTCTTTGTGGAATCAGAATTTCATCTCCGTCTTGAATTCCAGGACATCAAACCTGAGCTGTTCAAAAACCCGGAAACGATAGCAAATTTAATCGCCAATCGGTTGGCTACCCAAAATCAAACAGAGGCTGCTTAA
- a CDS encoding SRPBCC family protein, whose protein sequence is MQLELTEKIKLDAPSEIIHDWLSNLENWPKINEKIRSIAVDGNKCIGQLEFKGRTVDFAGMVPEDNDPSNVICNIVVQADEKLKEPEHFSVIYEITPKGSQTQVIERIIFEKEIPFWGWLLIKLIMKLGKPTGLTNLQQIKEHINTEEGSD, encoded by the coding sequence ATGCAGCTGGAACTCACCGAAAAAATAAAGCTTGATGCTCCCTCAGAGATCATTCATGACTGGCTCAGTAATCTGGAAAACTGGCCAAAGATTAATGAAAAAATCAGGTCCATTGCCGTAGATGGGAATAAATGTATTGGCCAGCTCGAATTTAAAGGGAGGACCGTCGATTTTGCTGGGATGGTTCCCGAAGACAATGACCCGTCGAATGTGATCTGCAATATCGTTGTGCAGGCAGATGAGAAATTGAAGGAGCCGGAGCATTTCTCGGTAATCTATGAAATCACTCCCAAGGGAAGCCAAACCCAGGTGATTGAGCGGATCATTTTTGAAAAAGAAATCCCTTTCTGGGGATGGCTGCTGATCAAGTTGATTATGAAACTGGGAAAACCGACAGGCTTGACCAATCTGCAACAAATCAAAGAACACATTAACACGGAAGAGGGATCTGATTGA
- a CDS encoding DNA-methyltransferase has translation MKNNPLPRLDEDPQLRERLIPHCRLTSGEVWEDPEGLHRVACADATNPQQIQELVRNDRASLAIHDPPYNLVAFDLRNVDAFIDWCAEWVRLSEQCMSENASFYVWLGADQNQHFQPLPQFMILMQQLGLFDSRSFITMRNQRGYGTQKNWMAVRQELLYYTKGTPFFEVQYTDIPKILRGYYKKINGRKTENLERGRSENIRPGNVWVDIQQVFYRMEENVSGCYAQKPLKSTERIIHASSQPDDYVLDFFSHSGSTLIACEQMGRRCLTADLDPIYCEISIRRLEYLRESGKSGWQNGHPFEDVLEPDEQILAEE, from the coding sequence ATGAAAAATAACCCTTTGCCCCGTCTTGATGAAGATCCACAACTCAGAGAGCGTTTAATTCCTCATTGCAGGCTTACATCAGGCGAGGTTTGGGAAGACCCTGAAGGTCTCCATCGGGTGGCTTGTGCGGATGCTACAAATCCCCAACAAATTCAGGAGCTCGTCCGCAACGACCGAGCCTCGCTTGCCATTCATGATCCCCCCTATAATCTGGTCGCCTTTGATTTGCGGAATGTAGATGCGTTTATTGACTGGTGTGCAGAGTGGGTCCGCCTTTCCGAGCAATGTATGAGCGAGAATGCATCCTTTTATGTCTGGTTAGGCGCAGATCAAAACCAGCACTTCCAACCATTACCTCAATTCATGATTCTGATGCAGCAACTGGGACTGTTTGATTCGCGTTCTTTTATCACCATGAGAAATCAGCGAGGTTATGGTACTCAAAAGAACTGGATGGCTGTCAGACAAGAACTCTTGTACTACACCAAAGGGACTCCATTCTTTGAAGTCCAATACACAGACATCCCGAAAATCTTGCGTGGCTATTACAAAAAGATTAATGGACGAAAAACGGAAAATCTGGAACGAGGTCGATCTGAAAATATCCGCCCCGGAAATGTCTGGGTTGATATTCAACAAGTCTTCTATCGAATGGAAGAAAATGTATCGGGCTGCTATGCGCAAAAACCACTCAAATCAACCGAACGCATTATTCATGCGAGCTCACAGCCTGATGATTACGTGCTTGATTTCTTTTCACACTCCGGCTCCACCCTGATTGCCTGTGAACAAATGGGGCGACGCTGTCTCACCGCAGACCTTGATCCGATTTACTGTGAGATTTCCATCCGCCGCCTGGAATATCTGCGTGAATCAGGGAAAAGCGGCTGGCAGAATGGGCACCCCTTCGAAGACGTTCTTGAGCCGGATGAACAGATTTTAGCAGAGGAGTAA
- a CDS encoding bifunctional lysylphosphatidylglycerol flippase/synthetase MprF translates to MRIDSSHRQSSDDNSTQLLPCVPDSDQEISESELRDFIFQHGRYFDSYLASEPGRLRFWSRGRRGLISYKRWRNHVIIGGGLIAPDDHKPQLVAEFLEFARQNRLSIAFHNIGEQDLSLFQDFQFQITKWGEDPMINLETCTWRGKDYEWVRRQTNYCLRQGVTACEVRPEQLHPVQWFEIISEVIQVANESLTRKPQKKAMQFFEGRIDNHELGLRRLFIARREGRIEGFVICNPILNGTGWATELYRHRLDSVKGTMAFLIHHVLQQLKQEGVQRAGLCLDLGRDCHPLPGDSFLVRQGLAFAEKHLTSIFDFTGLRHFKSRFRPEYEKRFACVYPKVTIGSVLAFASTTGVLNLHYGRLARNIYEQLRKRSLRKNLTQGNKSVSATKHEQPGEKDRKLKRSA, encoded by the coding sequence GTGAGAATTGATTCCTCTCATCGTCAGTCCTCTGATGACAATAGCACACAACTTTTGCCATGCGTCCCTGATTCTGATCAAGAGATCTCAGAGTCGGAATTACGAGATTTTATTTTTCAGCATGGTCGATATTTTGATTCTTATCTGGCGTCGGAACCGGGGCGACTCAGATTCTGGTCGCGCGGTCGTCGCGGACTGATTTCTTACAAACGCTGGAGAAATCATGTCATCATTGGTGGAGGCTTAATCGCTCCCGATGATCACAAGCCCCAACTGGTGGCAGAGTTTCTGGAATTCGCCAGACAGAATCGGCTCTCGATTGCGTTTCATAATATCGGTGAGCAAGACCTCTCCTTGTTTCAGGACTTTCAGTTTCAGATTACGAAATGGGGTGAGGACCCAATGATAAATCTGGAAACCTGCACCTGGCGCGGGAAGGATTACGAATGGGTTCGCAGACAGACCAATTACTGTTTACGACAAGGGGTAACCGCTTGCGAAGTACGTCCCGAACAGCTGCATCCGGTACAGTGGTTCGAAATCATCTCAGAGGTAATTCAAGTCGCAAATGAATCACTGACTCGCAAACCACAAAAAAAAGCGATGCAGTTTTTTGAAGGACGGATTGATAATCACGAACTGGGTCTGCGTAGACTATTCATTGCCCGCCGGGAAGGGCGTATTGAAGGCTTCGTAATCTGTAATCCCATTCTGAACGGGACCGGCTGGGCCACCGAGCTTTATCGGCATCGGCTCGATTCCGTAAAAGGCACCATGGCGTTTTTGATCCATCACGTTCTGCAACAGCTGAAACAGGAAGGAGTGCAACGAGCCGGACTCTGTCTGGATCTGGGACGAGATTGCCATCCGCTACCAGGAGACAGTTTTCTGGTTCGACAGGGACTGGCCTTTGCCGAAAAGCACCTGACCAGCATTTTTGATTTTACAGGTCTGCGTCACTTCAAAAGCCGATTTCGACCAGAATATGAAAAACGCTTTGCCTGCGTGTATCCCAAAGTCACGATCGGTTCCGTGCTGGCATTTGCCAGTACAACGGGCGTACTGAATCTGCACTATGGAAGACTCGCGCGTAATATCTATGAACAACTCCGTAAACGGTCTTTACGTAAGAATTTGACCCAGGGTAATAAAAGCGTTTCAGCAACAAAACACGAACAGCCTGGCGAAAAAGATCGAAAGTTAAAACGGAGTGCCTGA
- a CDS encoding 2-oxo acid dehydrogenase subunit E2: MYWATHNKPVPLSEIGWINTTYLGSTSLRCDPMLVWGTTVDMEEMGPFLEEQRSQQGNSLVTPAHVLIRAVTESLRQHPEVNRRVVGRKVFQYEGVNIVMPMLQTSTGEVDCVFMRNAEDFSLDGVARFFWEAAREKALNTADERKRSKEGNTLKNRCIQLGKRLRLSWILHTCSLGFTAGNWLRAPTIWPWQQGLNHAGAFVNYLGFPGAPPLIAHKPASLPMNSYSIAVTMGPTEPRPVAIEDQILIRKQASLFVRLDHRMVNGNQSAAFINTLRSYLANPQSLVQDHSFSEQRAAA, encoded by the coding sequence ATGTACTGGGCAACACATAATAAACCTGTACCACTTTCTGAAATTGGTTGGATTAACACCACTTATCTGGGAAGTACCTCGCTACGTTGTGATCCCATGCTGGTCTGGGGAACCACTGTCGATATGGAAGAAATGGGACCCTTTCTGGAAGAACAGAGAAGCCAACAAGGGAATTCGCTGGTCACCCCCGCCCACGTGTTGATTCGTGCGGTGACAGAAAGTCTGCGTCAACATCCCGAGGTCAATCGGCGTGTTGTAGGCCGTAAAGTCTTTCAGTACGAGGGGGTGAATATTGTAATGCCGATGCTGCAAACAAGTACCGGCGAAGTGGACTGTGTATTCATGCGGAATGCCGAGGATTTCTCTCTAGATGGCGTTGCCAGATTTTTCTGGGAGGCAGCCCGGGAAAAGGCACTCAATACGGCGGATGAACGTAAACGAAGCAAAGAGGGAAATACATTAAAAAACCGCTGCATTCAATTAGGAAAACGCTTACGACTTTCCTGGATACTGCATACCTGCAGTCTGGGGTTTACAGCCGGAAACTGGTTGCGTGCCCCCACAATCTGGCCTTGGCAACAGGGGTTGAACCATGCCGGGGCGTTTGTCAATTATCTGGGATTTCCCGGTGCTCCCCCTCTGATTGCGCATAAGCCTGCCTCTCTGCCGATGAACTCCTACAGCATTGCCGTCACGATGGGACCGACTGAGCCGCGGCCCGTGGCCATCGAAGATCAGATTTTGATTCGAAAACAGGCGTCCCTGTTCGTGCGACTCGATCACCGAATGGTCAATGGAAATCAGTCTGCAGCGTTTATCAATACATTGCGTTCCTATTTAGCGAATCCCCAATCTCTGGTTCAGGACCACAGTTTTAGCGAACAGCGAGCGGCCGCCTGA
- a CDS encoding M20/M25/M40 family metallo-hydrolase, translating into MNELLSHPHSPSLYCQPESQLPRMKYLWCSLLAGLLCYFNGSHLLQAESSYPAEYKAAVNSITVDELKSHIEFLASDSLEGREAASQGGQAAGTYIRGELQKNGIQPGLVDEGYFQEFDGGFRNIIGIIPGNDPELKKEYVVIGAHYDHVGYGKPSNSRGGIGQIHNGADDNASGTAALLEAIEALSQHKELPRRSLMFVFWDAEEMGLLGSKHWVNHPTVPLDQIAIYLNLDMVGRLKDNPLCLFGSRSSYGLRSCTVKCNHRETGVKIKFDSAIRPDSDHWPFYQRGIPFLMLHTGKHADYHRPEDDAHKIDYEGARKCSQLLTQLALDFALQNEKPKYRNANQDILAGIDQQARIDSSEPPRLGVAWNAEKYRQGNLLITQVLANTAAEKAGLKVGDEIIKVDGKSPVSEPGFAALIRSAPVKIIMQIKRMMEDKILEVPVNLAGQPVRLGIEWKTDESDPAVVVISDIAKSSLADRAELKINDRIYEIADKSFASSDEFRKLATTSPLPFTVLVEREGLLKKFTIQSTK; encoded by the coding sequence GTGAACGAATTATTGAGCCACCCACATTCTCCATCCTTGTATTGCCAGCCGGAATCACAATTACCACGCATGAAGTATTTGTGGTGTTCGTTGCTGGCAGGGCTGCTATGTTATTTCAATGGCAGTCATTTGCTGCAGGCAGAGTCAAGTTATCCTGCTGAGTATAAAGCGGCTGTGAATTCGATTACGGTGGATGAACTCAAGTCACATATCGAATTTCTGGCCAGTGATTCGCTTGAGGGAAGAGAGGCGGCTTCACAGGGAGGCCAGGCAGCGGGGACTTACATTCGTGGAGAGCTTCAGAAAAACGGCATTCAGCCGGGGCTGGTTGATGAAGGATACTTCCAGGAATTTGACGGCGGCTTTCGAAACATCATTGGCATCATTCCAGGCAACGATCCGGAATTGAAAAAAGAATACGTGGTGATCGGCGCACACTACGACCATGTGGGTTATGGGAAACCATCGAACAGTCGAGGAGGGATCGGCCAGATTCATAATGGAGCCGACGATAATGCCAGCGGGACTGCGGCACTTCTGGAAGCCATCGAGGCTCTCTCTCAGCATAAGGAGCTTCCCCGACGATCATTGATGTTTGTATTCTGGGACGCAGAGGAAATGGGGCTGCTGGGTTCAAAGCACTGGGTAAATCATCCCACGGTTCCCCTGGATCAGATCGCCATCTATCTCAATTTAGACATGGTGGGGCGATTGAAAGATAATCCACTGTGTCTGTTTGGTTCACGCTCTTCATATGGTTTACGGTCTTGTACCGTTAAATGTAATCATCGTGAGACCGGAGTGAAAATAAAATTTGACAGCGCGATTCGCCCAGACAGTGATCATTGGCCCTTTTATCAGAGAGGCATTCCGTTTCTGATGCTGCACACCGGAAAGCATGCAGATTATCATAGACCAGAAGACGATGCTCATAAAATTGACTATGAAGGTGCGCGAAAGTGCTCACAGCTTTTGACTCAGCTTGCGCTCGATTTTGCATTGCAGAATGAAAAACCGAAATACAGAAATGCCAACCAGGATATTCTGGCAGGCATTGATCAGCAGGCACGCATTGATTCCTCTGAGCCACCCCGGCTGGGAGTGGCCTGGAATGCAGAAAAGTACAGACAGGGAAATCTGCTGATTACCCAGGTCCTGGCCAATACAGCTGCTGAAAAGGCTGGCCTGAAAGTCGGTGATGAAATTATAAAAGTTGATGGCAAGTCGCCCGTGTCTGAACCTGGATTTGCAGCCCTGATTCGCAGTGCGCCCGTGAAAATCATCATGCAGATTAAAAGGATGATGGAAGACAAGATTTTGGAAGTACCCGTCAATCTGGCAGGACAACCAGTGAGACTGGGAATTGAATGGAAGACCGATGAATCGGACCCAGCAGTCGTGGTGATTTCTGATATTGCCAAATCATCTCTGGCAGATCGGGCAGAACTCAAAATCAACGATCGAATTTATGAAATCGCTGACAAATCCTTTGCGAGCAGCGATGAATTCCGCAAACTGGCGACTACCTCACCGCTGCCTTTCACCGTTCTGGTGGAGCGGGAGGGGCTATTGAAAAAATTCACCATTCAATCGACCAAGTGA
- a CDS encoding spermine/spermidine synthase domain-containing protein, translating to MLRSIAHRLLTFSLQILQQRLGLLFLIGWICGLFILSCVQRYQAFVSDSPEVLAGIGLSIVVGIWLGLPASAPLSKPTAESTRDRTRIQISLMVLSLWSVCFPLLLNQLNQILHLITVQQMSNFVFLTGLMILSALALIMPVAFWSTRLFWFTARQSGNQFDPVPRLNQHIARYLAGVGFALISAACWIVPQFGWNLTLILPVSLALIVSFGPWLMHYLKAYLPELPLWSKIDSYKTESGSAPSPSNESDQREQAAVSSLLLRASSYPMSLAIGILFVTLSRVLFQLFPDSLYLKVTIWAAFLTGIAVAFACFRARSAAQQSRAAAGFTLGAALISVSCLALFPLFVSWMLHANAYIEYALVLALVRGGFTAIIFSLLGACWGGWLNLSLTPRYSKTDETPTVLLPVWQPFCFLAGMFISFWLIGSAQAEIKTITVLTSLALLCLTAIAWFSQQGIPRTRLQRAVSICGLVALTLGLLFHHNYDARHSAKMLFSTNTFTGLRYGLKPEMLPHLDEGRCLSEIDGEFGTFTLWSYHENQIQIRRSGLPFGVTSVDPGLCPHTTGELMPFLIPVILHERPADVLFLGLGSGVGVNTSLDFPVQRVTCLESDSGLVKLYQEEIAPRNSISAFESERVQLNQLPVALAMAARSETEKGYDLIISNPVQSVVTQSQAEYTAEFYQNVSRHLNEDGIFCQRFQHIDFGAQPLRVVAQTFLSEFKQVMALEIANGETLFLGTNSSQGFIRENLIDRIQAPQVRRTLAQVGWDWSVLLNLAAYSADALYQMTLDVKTEVNNTSTGTFAFTLPYEMMRWGPKRREVQQMISQKDRTGRLINWMHNEKNDPIVLRRLSEVTVQNKLMAQYPDQYWKYRKPAKEQITENPRSLIKQVAAEGLAKDDYIHDEDKRRMLYFKALSDAMEKADPSVELISRVVRFTSTYDPMISYFMHDEVAELYKKSKSASPKLEFAHRLHAVNYGAGSDRAINSVVRAIELAATKPELFLSKDQQWDHLNGLLQALKTRWDNRSQARPVTSKQALHDIQLSISAIEAAFETMADIHAEVGISEEDWRLRKLVLDRTLVRPLETYHDRVLPHHYKKKGQEAKKLLDQLNLPDASAL from the coding sequence ATGTTACGTTCAATCGCTCATCGTCTACTCACTTTTTCGCTTCAGATTTTACAACAGCGCTTGGGACTTCTGTTTCTAATCGGTTGGATCTGTGGCCTGTTTATTCTTTCCTGCGTGCAGCGCTATCAGGCATTCGTTAGCGACAGCCCGGAAGTGCTGGCCGGGATTGGTCTGTCGATTGTGGTCGGAATCTGGCTGGGTCTGCCTGCATCGGCTCCACTTTCAAAACCGACAGCCGAGTCCACTCGCGATCGAACCAGAATTCAAATCTCCTTGATGGTTTTATCTCTCTGGTCAGTCTGTTTTCCGCTGCTCTTGAATCAACTCAATCAGATCTTACATCTGATTACGGTTCAGCAGATGTCAAACTTTGTCTTTTTAACTGGCCTCATGATTCTGTCTGCGCTGGCGCTGATCATGCCCGTTGCCTTCTGGTCGACCCGGCTGTTCTGGTTCACAGCCAGACAGTCCGGTAATCAATTCGATCCCGTTCCTCGACTGAACCAACACATCGCCCGTTACCTGGCAGGTGTGGGATTCGCGTTGATTTCAGCCGCCTGTTGGATCGTTCCACAATTTGGGTGGAATCTGACTCTTATCTTACCGGTCAGTCTGGCACTGATCGTCAGCTTCGGACCATGGTTAATGCATTACTTAAAAGCGTATTTGCCGGAGCTGCCCCTCTGGTCCAAAATTGATTCCTACAAGACAGAGTCCGGTTCAGCGCCTTCACCATCGAACGAATCTGATCAACGGGAACAGGCAGCCGTTTCATCGCTTCTGCTCCGTGCCAGCAGTTATCCGATGAGTCTGGCGATCGGAATCCTGTTTGTCACATTGAGCCGGGTCCTGTTTCAGTTATTCCCTGATTCCTTATATCTGAAAGTGACGATCTGGGCGGCCTTCCTCACTGGAATCGCTGTCGCATTTGCCTGCTTTCGAGCTCGGAGCGCAGCACAACAATCAAGAGCGGCTGCCGGATTCACACTGGGGGCGGCTCTGATCAGCGTGAGCTGCCTGGCCCTCTTTCCGTTATTCGTATCCTGGATGCTGCATGCAAACGCTTACATTGAATATGCCTTGGTCCTGGCTCTGGTGCGAGGCGGTTTCACGGCAATCATCTTTTCCCTTCTGGGCGCCTGCTGGGGTGGATGGCTCAACTTATCACTAACGCCTCGTTATTCAAAAACAGACGAGACGCCGACTGTTCTACTTCCGGTCTGGCAACCATTCTGTTTTCTGGCCGGCATGTTCATCAGCTTCTGGCTGATTGGTTCTGCGCAGGCTGAGATCAAGACAATCACGGTGCTGACCTCTCTGGCATTGCTCTGCCTGACTGCTATCGCCTGGTTTTCACAACAAGGTATTCCGCGCACGCGACTTCAACGTGCCGTCAGTATCTGCGGCTTAGTGGCACTCACACTCGGTCTGCTCTTTCACCACAATTACGATGCCCGACATTCTGCCAAAATGCTGTTTTCAACTAACACCTTCACAGGGCTCCGCTACGGACTAAAACCGGAAATGTTACCCCACCTGGATGAAGGGCGGTGCCTTTCCGAAATCGATGGTGAATTCGGAACTTTTACACTCTGGTCCTATCACGAGAATCAGATTCAGATCCGGAGAAGCGGATTGCCTTTTGGGGTGACCAGCGTCGACCCGGGATTGTGTCCCCACACAACAGGCGAACTGATGCCGTTTCTGATTCCTGTTATTCTGCATGAGCGACCTGCAGACGTTCTGTTTCTTGGTCTGGGATCTGGTGTCGGCGTGAATACCAGCCTGGATTTTCCGGTCCAACGTGTCACTTGCCTGGAGTCTGACAGCGGACTGGTAAAATTGTATCAGGAAGAAATTGCACCTCGGAATTCAATTTCTGCTTTTGAATCAGAGCGAGTCCAATTGAATCAACTGCCGGTCGCATTGGCGATGGCCGCCCGATCGGAAACCGAAAAAGGGTATGACTTGATCATCAGTAACCCGGTTCAGTCGGTCGTCACACAGTCTCAGGCAGAATACACGGCTGAATTTTATCAGAATGTCTCTCGCCATCTGAACGAGGATGGAATTTTCTGTCAGCGATTTCAACACATTGATTTCGGTGCTCAGCCTCTGCGCGTGGTTGCACAAACTTTTCTGTCCGAATTCAAGCAAGTGATGGCTCTTGAAATTGCGAATGGTGAAACCTTATTCCTGGGAACCAATTCAAGCCAGGGATTCATCCGCGAGAACCTGATTGATCGCATCCAGGCTCCACAGGTACGACGCACGCTGGCCCAGGTAGGCTGGGACTGGTCAGTTCTGTTGAATCTGGCCGCTTACTCAGCCGACGCGTTATACCAAATGACTTTAGACGTAAAAACGGAGGTTAACAATACATCCACTGGGACGTTTGCCTTCACACTACCCTATGAAATGATGCGTTGGGGACCGAAACGCCGGGAAGTGCAACAAATGATTTCCCAGAAGGACCGTACCGGCCGACTGATTAACTGGATGCACAATGAAAAAAATGACCCCATCGTGCTCCGCAGACTGTCTGAAGTAACAGTACAAAACAAATTGATGGCACAATATCCAGATCAATACTGGAAGTATCGTAAACCAGCCAAGGAACAGATCACAGAAAATCCCCGTTCGCTGATTAAACAGGTCGCCGCCGAAGGGTTGGCCAAAGACGATTATATTCACGACGAAGACAAACGCCGCATGCTGTATTTCAAAGCTTTGTCGGACGCCATGGAAAAAGCGGATCCATCGGTTGAATTGATCAGCCGCGTCGTCAGGTTTACATCCACCTACGACCCCATGATCAGCTACTTTATGCACGATGAAGTTGCCGAACTTTATAAGAAGTCAAAAAGCGCATCACCGAAGCTGGAATTTGCACATCGCCTGCATGCAGTCAATTATGGTGCCGGCTCTGACCGGGCCATCAATTCTGTAGTGCGCGCCATCGAACTGGCGGCGACCAAACCGGAACTGTTCTTATCAAAAGACCAGCAATGGGATCATCTGAATGGCTTACTGCAAGCCTTGAAGACACGCTGGGATAATCGTTCGCAAGCACGGCCTGTCACATCGAAACAGGCATTGCATGATATTCAGCTTAGTATTTCTGCAATTGAAGCGGCGTTTGAAACGATGGCAGACATTCACGCTGAAGTTGGAATTTCCGAGGAAGACTGGCGGCTGCGAAAACTGGTTCTGGATCGGACCTTGGTACGTCCATTAGAAACCTATCATGATCGCGTCCTGCCGCATCACTACAAGAAAAAAGGCCAAGAAGCGAAAAAGCTTCTGGATCAACTCAACCTGCCTGATGCTTCCGCCCTGTAA